The following coding sequences lie in one Syngnathus scovelli strain Florida chromosome 1, RoL_Ssco_1.2, whole genome shotgun sequence genomic window:
- the si:ch73-43g23.1 gene encoding uncharacterized protein si:ch73-43g23.1 yields the protein MDSWTLQEDSYSLLRSAPRTPFTLYHRDGTPNHIEIFDIISSPSQCGTISETTCLCDIFGDECESPSASNSPVVGSSVRTSSVTKVERTSVQSPLADDLNDSSGSYHTAPDSIEGEEESDLTTRIYSPALGGESTESEQPEILVSSELSKTNSFREKTPSPGHQSSSSLCSQEIASVSCYSSAETSYSPSLLCLESEQVGLTPVLKSARNNSELSLSNQSQTPSPPCEPMNCAISSSSESVNAKTQIRDTKPEPRSTHLNKNTSLSPGRSPVDFSYQSSNVESRADVSSHLPLSGYAKSQLEERLLSSELNFEPLKELSRRLSLPNLMSRGLTPSPEIKSSPLCSEFTDLSSTEIDFKNTEFGTTISTASTRYTPSPPIISFNPYPVDGGGVPELKHSTSLAPDLLSAPLALPKNGSRTSSPGHSRPNSASEIITKVCSPVISYNFSPSPGVRSTCSSIESTHTAHSPEIRITPSSSEAKRKENISEEQTASESPLLEWAPTRSLTTSPDITGIPYSVVLPKERDTSPFPELCHLPTAETDAARVSPAIISPSPSRASSLQDSSPTSGFSGSELQAEISQSRSHTSSPQSMCCTPSPELRYQSLNSSPELKSRDPSLATASPLNRSNQRSPLILCPEYNTHYLPPTPPLDTSGGVTFSLPHHHIGLETQSIPPEFELEKEGDTSGTTNSSPIMPIQSLVSNSPFLTGEKFDQALIQRQPRDRLTPKEIPVAGLTSLSRENQNTGIINHFTSPTIENKSFPHNIVFTNMGRVHHISNKAKSLQREERRLHQHTHHSFKSNSTSEHSRQKRGDRMRFAPNMAHHINRRKTPSPPLTRFTPVHIIEPEKPRRQWQNRAPSDFVASSHSGYLKKTVSNRESPDIVPLDDSNSRPHRVQLGNQLELERKIELEEKRERPRERGMKKETHREGREIEKGEEWQRDAGYREEQTELSFNAKNRKGPVSRSTAPTSTEICQGLPTPHSYSEGLLATRRPQDQTSRLKLAPQRDKSAGLTKRLQNPAPPNKFSPRSVTNRPGRSSSSSMGSELDETDNEVKWLTDVAFRSLSSPEVDYLDMYNSSHRSSTNISQPSTQESPAGISGAWPTYADFRGSASRLDSDELSLQQQSLYRTDGIDPDRCYERGSYECIDVAVEREDTRKDTRGVPKRQIQLKRKESVDDSSENNSPGLPAMVNTPSLQRHCREALLEQYSSPAAEQDGYAPEHSPDPVHNERKSQLPRPVSLDETCSKTKMATCLIKSVLSKKMQSADKPSDEPNGYEMNPSLRESNTTEEPQECDNSNPTLSSNYDRPCEVFALKEEQRDDIRSAKNFVKKSNNWPSTDDSDRLSNHLHTDDQQWASQEGNTTAPASEIRSKLSVRLDTSQSKGGIQHIDDSKTLQGREGADSANVITGNTGAPSAAGAFSAQVRMTSQHRECENTEVHKQLQLSDKNCHVTQKTEEIPFQGNKKKKASLNVCLTPEADNNRDRSSPDICFGQQWEKVQETNADLKTDEDDGDEDKNVKGPIHKVRDVRRLVKNTYNLSFKATSRTSPSDLAEERNEHLNGGNKDRIKEDAEETDKERTAELCKERTNKCMVERRDEKLSTFLQSEGKPPSQLHPMQIQCKAVCWKDDKTKISKDSKNHTLGSAIREQDKTSSKNDTQWGMQDSAACGATSKSWQCDCSTDAQSLKADSEDKPVVERTDGKPPLLGSLPKLPSKEREVSTAVVLIRDGSSQAKPCVALTQEEVPTLPQASSSPEITTTGSTPSSSSHSVSMLLKEKGYQADIGAVVGDSQKTTEGKGVPRKHVNCLEIPLQTPSDGGSEAPQDKTICASSTVPSPLLLFDHENKPPKTREDEGACIAQMTTISSGNQPDHLSILSKHKEHKDFEAVKRQDLTFPPRSPGVRRFRPQPIEVKSLSKEITKPEMTASNPPSRPQTIQVKSIAKNSEKPVVPPKPTCKFKPADLGAKTNEVPESAIQNIKPQREERPQTIVVSSPTIYRKIPSESSSVSSQTRKLAVSAVSSLKPPPSKMTTTLSSSSSKDASKGQWQQQQWTEPVRSAHTTAAISALLPSITSSQGSNSDHVAKQVPEPSLTGARHTHSAVVEPNTDEAAVTSSSNTKPPAAVSTTQAPGYNQQQYLGSLSKEHTQRATDPHFYGSDDPPSYDERESFSPLMPDLTHRRLNRYHNSSYPPPCSFTAGCPPQPPLPPHAPHHHHSPHNLTPPAPPHSPGTGIPYQAPPPVVRPHHFRADPQPLNFQPSSSPKSNPLGPSQLPAMYQPPPCPPHPSLMPSDPRRLPLHRSPQQHHHHQQQQQQQQQQQQQQQQQQQQQASMPGAPYSDPGHSHSPGLVPMDPQYICGQYGSEYGGDTSSLYSESSYGQAPRRVLLDPETGKYFYIEVPMQPLRKMLFDPETGQYVEVLIPQQGMSHSSLYPPSPAPYTSLHNPNMYGPAPQYMPYAAHPPTAHPPPQHQPPRYPEVLSAATIHPNGAGGSYRNCSGQGSKPEASHHPPLDQSYLEGMYYVPTGMNAGSNPTTPVYYHKHPASLPPSGGKRS from the coding sequence ATGGACAGCTGGACTCTTCAAGAGGACAGCTACTCATTGCTGCGCAGTGCACCCCGCACACCATTTACCTTGTACCATCGGGATGGCACCCCTAACCACATTGAAATATTTGACATCATAAGTTCTCCAAGTCAATGCGGTACCATCTCTGAGACCACTTGCCTGTGTGACATATTTGGGGATGAATGTGAGTCACCCTCGGCCTCCAACAGTCCGGTCGTAGGATCATCTGTTCGTACCTCCTCCGTGACCAAGGTGGAGAGGACATCTGTCCAATCACCCCTGGCGGATGATTTGAATGACTCCTCAGGCTCGTACCACACGGCACCGGACTCCATTGAAGGAGAAGAGGAGTCTGATCTAACGACGAGAATTTACAGTCCCGCACTGGGGGGTGAGTCCACTGAGTCAGAGCAGCCTGAAATCCTAGTGAGCTCGGAACTTTCTAAAACTAATAGCTTCAGGGAGAAGACCCCTTCTCCTGGACACCAAAGCTCCTCTAGCCTCTGCTCACAGGAAATAGCCTCAGTTTCATGTTATTCCTCTGCTGAGACGAGTTATTCACCCTCGTTGCTTTGTCTAGAGAGTGAGCAAGTGGGACTCACTCCTGTGTTAAAAAGCGCAAGGAATAACAGCGAACTCAGCTTGTCAAATCAATCTCAAACTCCAAGTCCTCCCTGTGAGCCAATGAACTGCGCTATCTCATCCTCCTCAGAATCAGTCAACGCAAAGACTCAGATTAGAGATACAAAACCTGAGCCAAGGAGCACACACCTTAATAAAAACACCAGTCTTTCACCTGGCCGCAGTCCCGTTGATTTTTCTTATCAATCTTCAAATGTAGAATCCAGAGCTGACGTTTCGTCTCACTTGCCTTTGTCAGGATATGCAAAATCCCAGCTGGAAGAAAGACTGCTCTCTTCTGAACTGAATTTTGAACCTTTAAAAGAGCTGAGCAGAAGGCTTTCCCTGCCCAATCTTATGAGCAGAGGCTTAACGCCAAGTCCAGAAATAAAAAGCTCTCCCCTTTGCTCTGAGTTCACAGATCTCAGCTCAACAGAAATTGACTTTAAAAACACTGAGTTTGGCACCACCATCTCAACAGCTTCCACAAGATACACTCCCTCCCCCCCTATTATATCATTCAACCCATATCCTGTGGATGGTGGTGGTGTGCCTGAACTAAAGCATAGTACCTCTTTAGCACCTGACCTGCTTAGTGCACCGTTAGCACTACCCAAAAATGGGTCAAGAACCTCCTCACCTGGACACTCAAGACCAAATTCAGCATCTGAAATAATCACCAAGGTCTGTTCCCCTGTCATCAGTTATAATTTTTCTCCATCACCCGGTGTCAGGAGCACCTGTTCTTCCATCGAGAGCACACACACAGCTCATTCACCTGAAATCCGGATCACACCATCATCCTCTGAggccaaaaggaaagaaaatatttctgaagaGCAAACAGCATCAGAGTCCCCTCTTTTAGAGTGGGCCCCAACAAGGAGTCTCACCACCTCCCCTGACATCACTGGGATACCTTATTCTGTAGTTCTACCTAAGGAGAGGGacacttccccttttcctgAGCTCTGTCATCTCCCGACTGCTGAGACTGATGCCGCACGTGTATCACCTGCAATAATAAGCCCTTCCCCTAGTAGAGCGAGTTCTCTACAAGACTCGTCTCCCACATCAGGCTTTTCAGGCTCTGAGCTACAGGCTGAAATATCTCAGTCCAGGTCGCACACATCTTCACCCCAGTCAATGTGTTGCACTCCCTCACCTGAGCTGAGATACCAGAGCTTAAATTCTTCACCTGAGCTCAAAAGTAGAGATCCATCACTTGCTACAGCATCTCCATTAAACAGATCTAATCAACGTTCGCCATTAATCCTTTGCCCTGAGTACAACACCCACTATTTACCGCCTACTCCTCCTTTGGATACATCTGGGGGGGTTACCTTCTCCCTTCCCCACCATCACATAGGGTTGGAAACACAGAGCATTCCACCTGAATTTGAATTGGAAAAAGAAGGTGACACGTCTGGAACCACAAATAGTTCCCCAATCATGCCAATTCAGTCGCTGGTATCTAATTCACCTTTTTTAACCGGGGAAAAGTTTGACCAGGCACTGATTCAGAGGCAACCGAGGGACAGACTTACGCCAAAGGAAATACCTGTCGCTGGTTTGACGTCCTTGTCTCGGGAAAATCAAAACACCGGGATTATAAATCATTTTACTAGCCCCACAATTGAAAATAAGTCATTTCCTCATAATATTGTATTCACTAATATGGGAAGGGTTCACCATATTTCTAACAAAGCCAAATCTCTGCAGAGAGAAGAAAGAAGACTGCACCAACACACACATCATTCATTTAAGTCAAATTCCACATCTGAACATTCGAGACAAAAACGTGGAGACAGAATGAGGTTTGCACCGAATATGGCCCACCATATAAACAGGAGGAAAACTCCCTCTCCCCCATTAACCCGATTTACCCCTGTGCACATTATAGAACCTGAGAAACCACGCCGACAGTGGCAGAACAGAGCCCCCTCTGACTTTGTAGCATCCTCACATAGTGGTTATTTGAAGAAGACTGTATCAAATAGGGAAAGCCCCGATATTGTCCCTCTTGACGATAGTAATAGTCGGCCCCACCGTGTCCAACTTGGGAACCAATTAGAActggagaggaaaattgaactgGAGGAGAAGAGAGAAAGGCCGAGGGAAAGGGGGATGAAGAAAGAAACACACAGGGAGGGGCGAGAAATTGAAAAGGGGGAAGAGTGGCAAAGGGATGCCGGTTACAGAGAGGAACAGACTGAGCTGTCATTCAATGCCAAGAATAGAAAAGGGCCTGTTAGTCGCAGTACAGCCCCCACAAGTACGGAGATCTGTCAGGGGCTGCCAACACCGCATTCCTATTCAGAGGGTTTGCTTGCCACCAGACGGCCACAGGACCAGACAAGTCGACTTAAACTTGCTCCTCAGCGAGACAAAAGTGCTGGTCTGACCAAGCGACTTCAGAATCCTGCGCCACCAAACAAGTTCAGTCCTCGATCGGTCACAAACAGGCCTGGccgaagttcaagttcaagcatGGGAAGTGAGTTGGATGAGACAGACAATGAGGTGAAGTGGCTTACAGACGTGGCTTTTCGTAGCCTGTCCAGCCCCGAGGTGGATTACCTTGACATGTACAACTCCAGTCATCGATCATCTACCAACATCTCGCAGCCCTCTACTCAGGAGAGCCCGGCGGGGATCAGTGGGGCCTGGCCTACCTATGCTGATTTCAGGGGTTCCGCTTCAAGGCTGGACAGTGACGAACTCTCACTACAGCAGCAATCTCTGTACCGTACTGACGGAATCGATCCAGACCGCTGCTATGAGAGGGGAAGCTATGAGTGCATTGATGTGGCTGTGGAAAGAGAAGACACTAGGAAGGACACAAGAGGAGTACCAAAAAGACAGATTCAGTTGAAGAGGAAGGAGAGCGTGGATGACAGTAGTGAAAATAACAGTCCTGGACTTCCTGCAATGGTGAACACCCCCTCGCTTCAAAGGCATTGCCGAGAGGCATTGTTGGAACAGTACAGTTCACCAGCAGCAGAGCAAGACGGCTACGCTCCAGAGCACAGTCCTGATCCTGTGCACAATGAAAGAAAATCGCAACTTCCAAGACCTGTTTCTCTGGATGAAACATGCTCTAAGACAAAGATGGCCACTTGCCTTATCAAGAGTGTTCTGTCGAAAAAGATGCAAAGTGCTGATAAACCATCTGATGAGCCAAATGGATATGAaatgaatccaagtttgaggGAAAGTAACACGACTGAGGAGCCCCAGGAATGTGACAACTCAAATCCTACTCTATCATCTAACTACGATCGTCCCTGTGAAGTTTTTGCTTTGAAAGAAGAACAAAGAGATGACATCAGATCAGCAAAGAACTTTGTCAAGAAATCCAACAACTGGCCGAGCACAGACGACAGCGACAGACTTTCTAACCATTTGCACACTGATGACCAACAGTGGGCTTCTCAAGAGGGCAATACAACTGCACCAGCATCTGAAATTAGATCCAAACTTAGCGTGCGTTTGGATACCTCACAGTCAAAAGGTGGAATACAACACATAGATGATAGTAAAACATTGCAGGGAAGAGAGGGAGCCGACTCAGCTAATGTCATTACAGGGAATACAGGCGCTCCTTCTGCTGCCGGAGCCTTCAGCGCACAGGTCAGGATGACAAGTCAACATCGGGAGTGTGAAAACACAGAGGTCCATAAACAACTGCAACTGAGTGACAAGAACTGCCACGTGACACAGAAAACAGAAGAGATTCCATTTCAAGGCAACAAGAAAAAGAAAGCATCTCTCAATGTGTGCCTTACACCTGAGGCAGACAATAATCGAGACAGATCTTCACCAGATATATGTTTCGGACAGCAGTGGGAAAAGGTCCAAGAAACCAATGCGGATCTCAAAACGGATGAAGATGATGGGGATGAAGATAAAAACGTTAAGGGCCCTATCCACAAAGTTCGAGATGTTAGGAGACTTGTAAAGAACACATATAATCTCTCTTTCAAAGCAACCAGCCGCACATCACCCTCGGATCTCGCTGAAGAAAGGAATGAACATTTGAACGGGGGAAACAAGGATAGAATTAAAGAGGATGCGGAAGAAACAGACAAAGAACGTACAGCAGAGTTATGCAAGGAAAGGACCAACAAGTGTATGGTGGAGCGGAGAGATGAGAAGCTGTCTACGTTTTTGCAAAGCGAAGGGAAGCCTCCATCTCAACTACACCCAATGCAAATACAATGCAAGGCAGTTTGCTGGAAAGATGACAAAACTAAAATCTCTAAAGACTCAAAGAACCATACACTGGGCTCTGCAATAAGAGAGCAGGATAAGACCTCCTCCAAAAACGACACGCAGTGGGGTATGCAGGATTCAGCAGCTTGCGGAGCAACTAGCAAATCGTGGCAATGCGACTGTAGTACAGATGCACAATCGCTGAAGGCAGACAGTGAGGACAAGCCTGTTGTTGAGAGAACAGACGGAAAACCTCCCTTGCTAGGAAGTCTCCCCAAACTTCCCAGTAAGGAAAGAGAAGTGTCCACTGCTGTCGTTTTGATAAGAGATGGATCCAGCCAGGCAAAGCCATGTGTAGCACTTACTCAGGAAGAGGTCCCGACTCTTCCCCAGGCCTCATCGTCACCTGAGATCACAACTACTGGCAGCACCCCAAGCAGTAGTAGTCACTCAGTTTCCATGTTATTAAAGGAGAAAGGCTACCAAGCTGATATTGGAGCAGTGGTGGGTGATAGCCAGAAGACGACTGAAGGAAAAGGGGTCCCGCGTAAACATGTCAACTGCTTGGAGATCCCACTACAGACACCCTCGGATGGTGGATCTGAGGCACCTCAAGACAAGACTATTTGTGCTTCGTCCACTGTGCCGAGCCCTTTGTTGCTGTTTGACCATGAAAATAAACCCCCAAAGACCAGAGAGGACGAGGGGGCCTGCATCGCGCAAATGACAACCATCTCATCAGGAAATCAGCCAGACCACCTTTCAATTCTCAGCAAACACAAGGAACACAAAGATTTTGAAGCGGTGAAAAGACAAGACTTGACTTTCCCCCCAAGGTCACCTGGGGTACGACGTTTCAGACCTCAGCCCATTGAGGTAAAGTCACTTTCTAAAGAGATAACAAAGCCAGAGATGACTGCAAGTAACCCTCCAAGTAGACCGCAAACCATCCAAGTTAAATCCATTGCTAAAAATTCAGAAAAGCCAGTCGTACCTCCAAAACCAACTTGCAAATTTAAACCTGCGGATTTAGGAGCAAAGACTAATGAAGTGCCCGAATCAGCTATTCAGAACATAAAACCTCAACGTGAGGAACGGCCTCAAACAATAGTAGTGTCATCGCCCACAATCTACAGAAAGATCCCCAGTGAgtcctcctcagtgtcctccCAAACGAGAAAACTAGCTGTGTCTGCTGTATCCAGCCTTAAACCGCCACCAAGCAAAATGACTACAACCCTGTCATCTTCATCAAGCAAAGATGCTTCAAAAGGTCAGTGGCAGCAGCAGCAATGGACAGAGCCTGTGAGATCCGCACATACTACAGCTGCAATATCAGCGCTTCTCCCTAGTATTACCTCAAGTCAAGGTTCAAATTCTGATCACGTCGCAAAGCAGGTGCCCGAACCATCTTTAACAGGAGCCAGACATACACATTCTGCTGTTGTGGAGCCGAACACGGATGAAGCAGCTGTGACATCTTCAAGCAATACCAAACCACCTGCTGCTGTCTCCACAACACAAGCCCCAGGATACAATCAGCAGCAATATCTCGGGTCATTGTCCAAGGAACACACCCAAAGGGCTACTGACCCACATTTTTATGGCTCCGATGATCCTCCAAGCTATGACGAAAGAGAGAGCTTTAGTCCACTCATGCCAGATTTGACCCACCGGCGTTTAAATCGGTATCACAACTCTTCCTACCCTCCTCCCTGTTCCTTTACAGCTGGCTGTCCTCCTCAGCCACCTTTACCCCCGCATGCACCTCATCATCACCACAGCCCACACAACCTCACCCCACCAGCGCCTCCACACTCCCCTGGTACCGGGATACCATACCAAGCCCCCCCGCCTGTCGTCCGTCCCCACCATTTCAGAGCTGATCCTCAGCCCTTGAACTTCCAGCCCAGCTCATCGCCAAAGTCAAATCCTCTTGGTCCAAGCCAGCTGCCTGCCATGTACCAGCCTCCCCCATGTCCTCCCCACCCCTCGCTCATGCCCAGTGACCCCCGGCGACTCCCTCTCCATCGATCCCCGcagcagcatcatcatcatcagcagcagcagcagcagcagcagcagcagcagcagcagcaacagcagcagcagcagcagcaggcaagCATGCCTGGTGCTCCTTACAGCGACCCCGGGCACAGCCACTCCCCTGGCCTCGTGCCCATGGATCCCCAATACATATGTGGGCAGTATGGCTCAGAGTATGGGGGTGACACCTCCAGTTTGTACTCAGAGAGCAGTTATGGACAGGCACCTCGAAGAGTCCTCTTGGATCCTGAGACGGGGAAGTATTTTTATATTGAGGTGCCAATGCAGCCCTTAAGGAAGATGCTATTTGACCCAGAAACTGGCCAGTATGTGGAAGTTCTCATCCCCCAGCAAGGCATGTCACACTCAAGCCTATATCCCCCATCACCTGCTCCATACACATCTCTTCACAACCCCAACATGTACGGCCCAGCTCCACAGTACATGCCCTATGCCGCTCATCCTCCCACGGCTCATCCCCCGCCTCAACACCAGCCGCCTAGATATCCCGAAGTCTTATCTGCAGCGACAATACACCCAAACGGGGCCGGTGGCAGCTACAGGAATTGTTCTGGGCAGGGATCCAAACCAGAGGCCTCACACCATCCACCACTGGACCAGAGCTACCTGGAGGGAATGTACTATGTTCCCACAGGGATGAATGCAGGCTCCAACCCCACCACACCAGTCTACTACCATAAACATCCAGCCAGCCTTCCCCCGTCAGGGGGCAAAAGGTCCTGA